The window AAACCGATCTACGGCGTAATTACCGGTACTATTTCAACCATTCTTTTTCAAAGCAGTTCGGCAACCTCTGCCCTTGTCGTAGGGATGGTCAGTGCCGGCCTGATCAGCTTCTACCATTCCCTGGGCATAATACTGGGTGCCGGTATCGGAACGACTTTTACCATACAACTTGTAGTCTGGAAGTTTACCGACATTTCTCCTGTTTTTATAGTTTTCAGTGGTATCCTGTGGCTTTTAGGAAAAGGATATTGGAAAACAATCGGTGAAGCACTGTTCTATTTTGGTCTGATATTCTTTGGTTTGAGTGTAGCAGCCGAGGCAACCGCGCCCTTGAAGAACAATCCTGCCTTTGTTACTTTCTTTCAGGAAACAAAAAACCCACTGCTCGGCGTTGCCGCCGGCCTGTTCTTTACGGCAGTCGTCCAGGCTTCGGCCATACCGATCAGCATTCTTGTTATCCTCGCCCAACAGGGATTGATAACCATTGACAATTCCCTCCCTATCATTTTCGGGGCAAATATCGGAACAGCAGTCACGGCCATCCTGGCAGGTCTCGTCGCCAATACAGGCGGAAAGAGGAGCGCACTTTCTCATTTACTTTTCAAATTCTTTGGAACAGTAATTTGTCTTTGCATTTTGCCTGTTTTTATAAAGGTTCTGAACGGCCTTTCTTCAAACGTTGCCCAACAGATTGCCCTTGGTCATGTTATGTTTAATTTTCTGATAGTCATCATCTTTATATTTCTCCTCAAGCCGTTTGCACGGTTGATTGAAAAAATCCTGCCCGGCAAGGAAGAAGTTTTGCCGATCTGGCCTATATTCCTCGATGAAAAATGTTTGTCTAAACTCGAAGATGCTCTGGAATGCGTCAAAAAAGAGCTGCAGAGACAGATCATCCTTGCTCAAAAAATGTTTTCCGAGAGTTTACTTCTGATATCTGACTTCAGTTCCGGGGAAAAGAGAAATATCCTCTATGTCGAATTGATAGTAGATAATCTATACAGAGAAATATCCGGATATCTGTGCAAAATTCCCAGCGGTCATTTTTCGCCGGAGCAGTCAAACAGATTCTTTTCTTATGCAGGAATGATTGGCGATATTGAGAGGATCGGCGATCACTGTGTAAATCTGGTTGAACTATCTGAAAACAAATATAAGACAAAAATACCGTTTTCTCAACCGGCAGAGAACGAACTGCAGGAAATTCAAGAGTTGACGTTCAAAAATCTCGAAGAAGCCGTCTCGCTTATTGAGAGGAGGGACGAAGAAAAGATACGATCAATTTTCGAGCGAGAGGAAAAAATTGATATTAAAGTGAAAGAAGCCACTGAAAGACATCTGGAGAGATTTCACATGGGAATCTGCCAGGCTGCAGTCGGTCCTATTTTTCTCGAAATACTATTAAATCTCGAAAGGATATCGGATCACTGTGAAAATATTGCCGAGTACAGCGAGAGTTTGAAAGAATAAAACTGTCAAGCTAAAACCTTTGTATAATTACGGCCTTAGTCATTGCGAGGAGCAGAGCGACGCGGCAATCTTTCATAATTACAGTGGATTGGAGATTGCTTCGCTATCGCTCGCAATGACCTTGTTTGTATTATGCAAAAGAACAAATGCCAACCGGACGATGAGGTAGAGCGATCATGGAAAAGAGAAAGGTAAAACAGCTCATTGAACAGATTATTCCTTCAATGATCGAGCTTCGACAAGATATTCACTCCAACCCTGAACCAGGATTCAAAGAATTTGAAACAGCCGGAAAAGTCCTGCAAAAACTGGAGGAGATTCCGGATATACATATCAGAAAAAATATCGCTGGAACAGGAATAGTAGCCACCTTGGGAAGGAATAAAACCGGACCCTGCGTTGCTCTCCGCGCCGATATG is drawn from Syntrophales bacterium and contains these coding sequences:
- a CDS encoding Na/Pi cotransporter family protein, with the translated sequence MIKGLILFATGLVFFLFGMFKLSAEIKRLFNNIRIREYFRYSIEKPIYGVITGTISTILFQSSSATSALVVGMVSAGLISFYHSLGIILGAGIGTTFTIQLVVWKFTDISPVFIVFSGILWLLGKGYWKTIGEALFYFGLIFFGLSVAAEATAPLKNNPAFVTFFQETKNPLLGVAAGLFFTAVVQASAIPISILVILAQQGLITIDNSLPIIFGANIGTAVTAILAGLVANTGGKRSALSHLLFKFFGTVICLCILPVFIKVLNGLSSNVAQQIALGHVMFNFLIVIIFIFLLKPFARLIEKILPGKEEVLPIWPIFLDEKCLSKLEDALECVKKELQRQIILAQKMFSESLLLISDFSSGEKRNILYVELIVDNLYREISGYLCKIPSGHFSPEQSNRFFSYAGMIGDIERIGDHCVNLVELSENKYKTKIPFSQPAENELQEIQELTFKNLEEAVSLIERRDEEKIRSIFEREEKIDIKVKEATERHLERFHMGICQAAVGPIFLEILLNLERISDHCENIAEYSESLKE